From the Xiphophorus hellerii strain 12219 chromosome 20, Xiphophorus_hellerii-4.1, whole genome shotgun sequence genome, the window ACAGGACAGGTGAGCCCAGCAGGACAGGTGTTACCTGAGCAGATCCGGTGAGCCAGCACTCTCGTCTCGTCCATCTCTTCCCGCaggaagctgctgtcggctgaaCTTCCCAGCGACGCCGCCAGTTGTTGGAAGCAGGAAGTGACCCGACTCAGAGCGTTCTGAGCGCGCTCACACTCTGCCTGCTGCCGCCGCCGTCCCGCTGTCAGCTCGTCCACCGAACGACGCCACCGACTCATGATGGGACGCAGTCAATCGGAGCTCAGTGTCAGCCTGAAGGTTATCAGAAGGTCAGCAGGTAACTGGTGACGCTTTAGTTTGGGTTCAGTCGGGTTTAGATTGAAAAcactttggttctggttctgattgatGGTGATCACCACTGGCGCCtccagaaagtttttaaaatggtgGCCAGACCAGGTCAGTCAAAATGttgggggggtggagggggggtTACAGCGAAAATAATTCTTTGGGGGGCAACATGACTGCAATGGGGGCCAAGGCCCCTTGTCCCCTGGGGGCGCCACTGGTGATCAGCTGACGTTTAACCGCCAGGCGGCGGCACAGAGCGGTCCAGGCCCGGTCCTCAGAACCGGCAGGCCTTCTGTCTTCACGTTTCCCTTGGTTACGGTTCTCTTCTGAACGAGTCTCTCGAACCCAGACAACAGGACAACAGGATGCCGActaagatttaaaacaaactgctgaaCCACGTTAAACTCCAGATATTAAAACTCATCCAGGAGTTTTTACTAAGCTGATGATACAGGAAGACTGTCTGAGAGAACGGATCGGTTTTCTGTTATCTGCTGAGCCGTTTAGCATTGCATGTACTTTACTTTGCTCTaacatatttgcataaaaaactGCTGTATATATTAgtttaattgtgaaaaatatttcaaaaaaactttaatttcaacCAGATAATGGAGTTAGAggtttaaacagaataaatcaaaaggaatatacactgtaaaaattaaaactaaaactgtacTTAACATTTTGGTGCAACAAATTTATACTCAAAAATACTGAGTGGACTGGAAACCAGTCAAACCTGTTAGATATGCTTTTTCAGTCACATAACTGCAACTTAACCCTCCTGGTAAGTTGAGTGGACACTCAGAGGAAGAACCTCAGAAACgaacaggagggttaaaaagAGTTAACAGGAAGAATTGTAGCTGGCACATTTAGCAagctaaattaataaatataactgAAATTATAAGTTAGAAAAATAGCAAAGTTAAGTGAAAAGCACATAATTAAgaattttactgaaatatttgattGTCACTGATGGATGAatataaaaagttgtttaatttACTTCATTAGAGTGAACCTCCAACATACTGCTACCTCATGAATCGCTCTTCtattaaataattaacattattattaaaggACATGTTGAGAGTTTTACCTGAAGCGtctcacctgctgctgctccgtCCTTCCTCTGCGGTGGACGCAGGTTTCTGAAATCACTCAGGTTCTGCTGCTCCACAGGGAGCGTTTGTGTTTTCAATTAACAGGTAGAACAGCTGAGTCCGGATCGCTCTGGACTCCCAGAGGCCCGCCCCTCTAAGCCTCACCTGTCCAGGTGGAACAGGGCACAGGTACGGAGTTTCCATTGAGGAAACGGAGCGTAAACTCACCCAGTGAGTCATGTTTTCTGTTCCAGCTCAGGTCcgacaaaacaggaaataaagcagttttttaaatttcaaatgcaAACGGAAGACGTTTTCCAGTTTGTGGCGTTGTGCAGGTTCAGATCTGAAAACGTTCTCCTTGTAGGGAAACTAAAGGTGTTGGACTTATTctgaaacacagacacattttttggttttggtcATTTTCAGTAGCTGCTGTTCCACCTCCTCACATCACCCTGCTAGAACAGCTCAGCtgcaaaacctgaaacaaatcaaactgGTTTTGTCTCCATTACATTTATTAGTTTCTACAAAAGTTGGCAGTCCGCATGCGACACGGACAGGAAGTGACACGAGGTCCAAATCGCCACATGATTAACACACGATTAACACACGATTAATAAGTGATCAAGTCAAACGTTGGCACTTTGACAGGAAATTAAACCAATTAACTGCAGAGCTTCCTTCTTCCATacagttagcttagcttagcacaAACACTGGAAGCGGCAGCAGAGTCAGAGACAACAGAACTGAATTTAGCATTATGTtaggagaaaacagaaattacCTAACTTTGTTTCTTATCTTTGTCCATGGCTAACAATTTCCACTTTTCATGCTAAGCTAGGCTAATACCTTCCCTTCCCGTCATTTTGCTAAGCTAAGCTAGCACTTTCACATTGCTTCCAGTTTAAATACTGCGCTAGCGTAACACTTTCAATTAGTCATTTTGCGAAGATGGAAAAACACTTAATTCCTAGTTTTTATGCAAAGCTATGGTAATACTTTACcttaatttaaagtatttatgcTAAGCTAGGCTAACCCTTTCTCTGtcttttcagtctttttgcTAAATTCAACAAACACATTCTCTCTGTTTACTATTCTTTTGCTAAGCTATGCTAATGCTTTCCTGTTTTACTGTCCTTATGCTAACTCAGTCCTAACGCATAGCACTTACCAACATTTCTTGTGTTTGCGCTACATTAGCCTAACATCCATTTTCACCAGTCTATATGCTaggctaggctagcatgtttccaatgttttggattattttgttaAACTGGGAATATTCCTGGCGGTTACTGGCTGATGGGCTGTCAGAAGGTTCACTGACGAACAGAattacatatttacatacagATTGTTACACAGCATGTCATTAGCAACATGCTAACAGGAGTTTCCAGCCTGTCCCTCTCTGGCTGTGAGGATGAAACTTCTGGTCCGTCTCTGTTTTGGCCTAGAAAGTGATGCTGGTGCTCAAAAGAGGAGGGGCCTTTACCGCCTCCGCCAATCAGGAATCAGCTGAGTGTTCAGGTCTGGAGGTTCTGTGGCTTCGCCGCTCTGGTGTccttgttgccatggcagcGGCCTTCTTCGTCGTCATGGCAGCCTGCGCGCAGCAATCGCCTCCCTCACCTCGTGACAGATGCACTGGCAGAATCCGTAGAGaacgagcagcagcagcgtggACGGCACCAGGCTGACGAGAACCACGCCCAGCAGCAGCTGGCCCATCATCAGCAGGTAGATCCCCAGCGGCAGCGAGCTGAAGTACACCTGGGGTCAGGGGTCACACACCTGAGTACGCTCACCCGGGGTTAGGGGTCGTGGGGCATCATGCGAACATTTCGCGTTACTTTTAACACAGACACAACGTGTAAATTATTCTACGTTTACGCCTCAAAATGTTTTGAGTACTTTCATCGTAACTGTcagctttatttataaaactctTTAACTGCAGCCACAGCTGAACatcagtaataaaaataagatgAGCCTTCAGTAATTAACTCAAAACTCAATGAAACGACGCAGTTAAACAGATAAAATCAATACCAATAAAGATTAAGCAACTTAAATCTTTATACTTTGTTTTCATATGTAGACATCTCACAATAATCACTAGGTCAATTAAGTGcatgataaactaaaacaagctcaataattaacatttgcataatttattgtttttgtttttctaccaaaGTCTGAAGTTTTTGAGtccagagacttcataattcattttatttgttgtttctgttgttctaaaatgttcattagaattgaaagtttattgatctttgagaatgatTTCTTGTGTTATTATGGCATTTCTATTATATTACTggaaatgatctcaaaacaacaatattattgtttatcacgaTAACTTCTACAggtttttatctgaaatgcaaaatgttttctacagaatgttttgttcaaattacttttatttttatatctgtaaacaattaatcaattactaaatgaattgacaattattttaataattgattaattattttactgGAGCTACTAACTTGTTAGTGATGGTGCTAGCTTTGTGTGTCACTGACCATACACAGCGCCCCCAGCAGGCAGCGTGGAAAGCTGCGGGACGTCCAGGCGCGACACTTCTGCGAGGGAAAGCTGCAGGGCAGCGAGTCCAGGCTGGGCGGCCGGTACAGACCGACCACATTGATCATGCTGACCGAGTCCGAGGACGGGGAGTTCGTCCGGCAGCTCCATGATGGTGATCACCAGGCAGTCCGAGGACCGGAGGGACGTGTCCGTccctctggctgctgctgcagagcggAGAGTCAGACcagagacacagagacaaagaaagacagacagagacagactgACCTTTCAGAGCAGTGGGAGTCAACACCACCTCTGAACCGCCGCCATCTTTAACTTCTGATCCCTCCTGCTGGGCTCTGTCCTGACAGGACAGAACCGCCATGATGTGCCGGTCGTCTTCCATCAGCCACACCTGGAGACACGGAACACGGAGACAGAGTCCCAACGTGGACCGGAGTGATGGACAGTCCACCACCTCCTGCTTCAAACCTGATATTATGAACCCGTCTCACCTCCTCACAAACCCGTCTCACCTCCTCACAAACCCGTCTCACCTTTTCACAAACCCGTCTCACCTCCTCACAAACCTGTCTCACCTTCTCACAAACCCGTCTCACCTCTTCACACACCCCGTCTCACCTCTTCAGAAACCCGTCTCACCTCCTCATCAGGGACGTAGGTCTCGTGGCGGCAGAATGGGCAGCTGATGACGGTCGGTGAAGAGTCTCCTGAAAGCCAGGTTGAAAGCTCAGAGAGCAGGTCTTTAATGGAGCGTCAGCAGTAGCAGCACACCTGGCAGGTGAACTCACCCATGTCCACCATCTTCTTGAGACACTTGGCGCAGACCCGGTGCAGGCAGCCCAGCAGCTTGGGTTTCCGGCTCCGAGTGTTGTATCGGTTGTAGCAGATCTTACACTCCAGTTCCTCCACGGTGTAGACCAGAGACTGAGCCCAGGTCTGAACCTGAACACAACACAGAACAGGCTGTGGGTACCTGAACGCACCACGACGGCTATAGGACATTCCTCCTGGTCCACAAGACCCACCGAGACAAGCTCCAGAAGCAAAGGATGATGGGAAATCTCACCTTGCCTTCAATCTCCTGGCCAAGCTCCGCCTCCATCAGCTGGTTCATCTTACTGGTCATTGTTTGAGGTTGAGGCCAGCTGAGCTGATCAGTCAGAGTGCGGATGTTCATCCGTCCAACCAGGAGGCCAGACGTCCATCTAGGGAGAGACATGTGAGACAGAGACATGTCTCTCATGGCCCGAGCCGCCCCGCCTCCAGGTGAGTTCAACAGGAGGACAAGTTCAGAGACACGCCTATAATCTACCTCTGGGGTACCACGGGGCATCCGGTGGGACCCCACAAGTAACCCTGCAGGTTGAGGAAGATTCACTGTTCAACTGGAATCTGCCACACACTGGAGAAacaactggatcagaaccagaactgacaTCTAACAGAACCAGATCGGACCAGAGCCAACACAAGTTCACCATCTGAGGCCAAGAGAATATCAACAGTGACTTTCAGCAGAGCTGATCCAGTGATGAGTTCTGAAAGCTGACTGACCCAGAACCATCTGACCCAGAACCATCTGATCCAAGACTTTAAATTAGAATCAAGTCATCTTGATCTAGAGGTTCTGAAGAAAAGGTTGAATTACCTTATAAAACCTGTGGTTCTgatctgttggttctgatctgatggttctgatctgttggttctgatcagtTTACCAAGGGTATATTAATAAGAGCTGAAAATATGATTATCGATCATTATGTCCACCAGGTGTGCAACAGAACTTCTGGGATAAATGGGATGGACCTGGCAGCTCAAATTAGACCCTAACCAAATAGATTCTAATCGaaaatggatcagaaccagcggTTCGATGACAGAACCTTAACGCCGCCGGGAATTATTACGTCAACGATAAATCTACCGGATCCGTTGTGGCTCAGCAGCCGTTTGGAGGAGCCAGAGCTTCAGGTGGGTGGAGAGGATTCGTCCAacatggacggatggatggttggatgattaCTGACGGATGTCTACCTGTCCCTCCAGGTACCAACGATAAGCCAGGCGGTCCTCACTATGTCCTGAGGTGGACGTCTCCCCGGATGGTGAAGCAGACTCATGTTCCCCTCACAGAGTGGAAGTACCCATATATGGGCTGAGGGACACCTGTCCACATGTCCCCTCTCCCCAGCCCATCCACTGGTCCACTCATCAGTCCTCCGTCTCTCTCAGGCTCTCCATCCGTCCTTCATctctgtcctcctcttccttgCCATCCTCCTCTGTCTGTCCCTCTGAAGCTGGACAGGTCTGTCCATCAGATGGAGGGACAGTCTGTCTCTCTATCTCACTCAGATGTCCACAAACCAACGCTTGTCTCAGAATCCCAGCTGGAAGCTTCATGTGATCCATCAGAAATCAGATCAGAACCGCCAATGGACTCAATTCCGTTTGTAACTAATAAGATTAAATCAGGAGCAGAGGTCCATCAGAGCAGGTACTGATCCTCCTGGAGGTCATCCTGGAGGTCAGAGTGATTAGAAACTGAAGGTAGTTAAATGTGTCGGGTTCTACTGAGCAGatgatgagtgtgtgtgtgtgggtgtgtgtgtgtgcgtgtgtgtgtttgtggagaCGTTTCCTCCCAGATCTGGATGCTAACTCATAACCGTGTCCGTCTCAGTGACTCTGGACATTTAGATGTTTGACAATAAATCATTTCTAACAATCAGTAGCTGGTCATCTACTTCTATATGATCctcacaggtgtgtgtgtgtgtgtgtgtgtgtgttcttgtaTTTAGTGCATTTAGAGGACCACTATAAATATATCCACCCATAAATTGAGGTCACAGTGGGAGGTGAGGACATTTTCGTGGTCGACTTTTTTCAGTTctacttttttatctttttatcatgTGGGCCAAAATCATCAgctcaaaagtattcacacaccaaaaatatatatataatttttaaaaactaaaatcacctAACGgatgtagttttttttaccTACTCAACAATGAACCAAGtataaactattttaaagtTCTTCTGGGCTAATGTTGGAGAACATGCAGGAATTTGTTCACTGGTTTATGTTTGAGAATCTTGTTAGCAGCACGCTTCATCAGCTATTCTTCCAGAGTTGGTTTacataaaaaattacttttacaaaaaataattttacatctgGAGGTTGTGGGTGATTTGGGCAGATCTGCTGTTTGAAATGGAGGTTTCAGTCTTAAAGATGTTCTGATCACATTCATGTCTCTACatgtggagctgctgcagctgtcaTGTTCACATACGCTGTCTCCCTATACTTGTGGGGACTCGCATTCCCTTCCCTTACTTGATGCGACATTTCAAAAGCAGGCACAAGTGCtagagcagaaaacagaaataaaacatacatgCTAAATATAATTAGGGATGGCAACtaataattaattcattaatcgGTTATTCTATTCATTATTCTGATTAACCAAGTAATCAGATATAAAAAATTCCcatattctacagatttttcatttaaccacttaagcctttttatacaatattagaaatacattaaaaatctacATTCAACAAtagctaacaagctaacaaTTCACTTCCCTTTTTAAttgagaataaatattttattgcctgaaaTGCTTGCATCTacataaaactgattaaaaacaatggGCGTGGTAATGGgccataaaaaatatatacaaaatatattttatatttttataaaaaatacattaaaattacaagaattaaGTAATTTAATAAAGCAATGACTTTATTCCACTTCTTCTTAGCATGAGTCTAATACTCCGTTGTAAAAATCAGATTACCTTTTATCAAGAAAAACTTTTATATGTATGAGTTAaaaatttattgaattaaatttttttcttctttttttgccaaCAGGCCCCAGGGGCTGCAGGTCCCACACTTAGAAAAACCCTTCCCTAATCCACAAactctgtttttaaattgagGGACAAGGCAAAATGTCCTCATAGCTATACAAGTACACACGCACAGAGACTCAGAGTGAAGCTgatgaagtttgtttctgattagGTCAcacagggccggcccaagcctttCTGGGGCCCTGAACAGGTTTTCATTTGGGGGTTCCCATGCCAACAGGTCAACACCAGATCGTCATCATTCCTGGGCTGTGTAGATTCACATACttccattatttatttaatttattcatttacattatttgtaatttcacaagtgtttttttattttcatattgttatatttatatttgctaacATTTAACACTTTGGATTGGAGTAGCTTGTAAACCAATACGCAGATTGATTCAAGTAACTTACCTGCTATGATCAGAATATTCTTTGTataccaaattaaaaaaatgtttttcaatgtgTGACAGCATTTAGTTTGTATTCTTCAATTGTATGTTTAATATAATAATAGATATTTGCTCTTGGGTGCCCCCTAGTGGTGTGGGGGGCCCTAACTCTACCCTTCTTCTCGCCATATCTGAGACTGAGAGATTCAGAACTGGTTCAATGTAAAGTCGCCTGAGGAAGAAACTGGACTTCCTGCCGCTAACGACTGACCTCAGATCAGACGGCGCTCTGAGCACCTTAATGAGAGCTTCCGTCCTCACCTGCAGACTGGGATCAGTGCAGGTGAGTGTCAGGttgcaggtgtgtgtgtaaaCAGTCATCAGCGTGTGCGGTGCCAGCAGACGTGTGATGACAGgaagggtgtgtgtgtctgacgcCTTTCATCTGGAATATCGGGATTTAGGGAGAGGAAACTGCAAACACTCATTCTGTGGAGCAGGCTGCTTTGATGTGAACATCACTCCAACTGGGagactgggaggactgggacaCACTGGGAGGACTGGAAGACACTAGAAGAGAACCGGGAGacactgggaggactgggacaCACTGGGAGGACTCGTCAGTATCAAAGTGGAGGTTCTCACCATGAAACGCCTGATCAGAGCAGTGAATGTTCGTCAgagaaaaacctgcagaattTGATGTTTGGTTTCCAACCTgacagtctctctctctctctctctcacacacacacacacacacacgcacacacacacacacacacacacacaaacctgtGAGGGCGGAGCTTCAGAGGGTAAAGTCGGATCTTTCCATCCTGAACTCAGAGACCCAGAGGAATTGAAGGAggatctgctgcagctccatctgaAGGTGAGACACCAGGCGGTTCTGTGAGGTTCTGGGTGGTTCTGTGCATTTCCATTTATATTTAGCAGGACAAACCAAtcatctggttctgattcaCATTGTATTTCTGAGGAAATCTTTTCTAAACAAAACACTTCTGATTTGGGTTCAGAtgagctttaaaatgtttcaaaggtTCTGGAGAGGAACCAGCAGATTCCTGATGAAACAgtttttggttctggttctgtataggaattccagttttctgactgactgacctaacaattccaattttggctgatgctgatttattttgtctgaaatgttgcaaaatataGCCAGAAAGTTGCTGTATCGGTAACAGTGGCCTGAATGAGATCGGCTTCACGCTTAAGTATCGGCCGATCTCCCAGAATGACGGAAATCGGGACGATTTATCAGTGCATCCTAGTTCTGTAGATGCTCATTGAATCTTTAGCTTGGAggaactttaaggttttaacaTCTCCTAGTGACTGACCCAGGTTCCTTCAGGGCAACTGGACACTCACATCTCCTGGTATGTCCTGATGGTCTAGTTAAAGACCAGTAGAGTTAATGTTTGTGATGGTGCAACCAGTCAG encodes:
- the LOC116709830 gene encoding LOW QUALITY PROTEIN: E3 ubiquitin-protein ligase RNF182-like (The sequence of the model RefSeq protein was modified relative to this genomic sequence to represent the inferred CDS: inserted 2 bases in 1 codon), giving the protein MRDMSLSHMSLPRWTSGLLVGRMNIRTLTDQLSWPQPQTMTSKMNQLMEAELGQEIEGKVQTWAQSLVYTVEELECKICYNRYNTRSRKPKLLGCLHRVCAKCLKKMVDMGDSSPTVISCPFCRHETYVPDEEVWLMEDDRHIMAVLSCQDRAQQEGSEVKDGGGSEVVLTPTALKAAARGTDTSLRSSDCLVITIMELPDEXSPSSDSVSMINVVGLYRPPSLDSLPCSFPSQKCRAWTSRSFPRCLLGALCMVYFSSLPLGIYLLMMGQLLLGVVLVSLVPSTLLLLVLYGFCQCICHEVREAIAARRLP